From a single Desulfatirhabdium butyrativorans DSM 18734 genomic region:
- a CDS encoding class I adenylate-forming enzyme family protein, with protein MNFAMFSGLNASKFPEREFIIESYPSRSYRRSITWKAYNEQANRVANFLLKDCGVQKGDIVLHLMMNSIEWHASFIGILKTGVTITPLNFRFTTDDIKFAADVTKCKVFLFDERFIPLIEPIMKDMPYCRHFVCNGDNVPEKMVSYRKIAEQGDASEVCVETADEDMAELMFTSGTTGTPKPVAHTHRGLFFTAIGNALTYNEGFSSVYLSPHPFYHSGTLYLSFPCYVAAGKILMPMELKPEYYLRSIADEKCTGGWNTVPTWSDVIEAIKSGKIDLKDYDLSHLRHIEIGAQPVPYVLLEDSKRIFPNIALANIYGITEGGGGGTLNCYDEDIMNKVGSIGKATVFMEAKIVDIEGKEVPPGEVGELLLKGPRLMKEYAFNPEATAKTIKDGWLYTGDLAFKDQDGFIFFTDRAKDLIIRGGENIFPAEIEDFLRRHPKIRDVAVFGYPHLRLGEIVMALIEPKEGVSLTEKDILSFCETKGLAKYKWPEKIVFAPVLRNPSGKIVKAKLREIYVKPAKEALMKQVR; from the coding sequence ATGAATTTTGCGATGTTTTCCGGATTGAATGCAAGCAAGTTTCCCGAGCGGGAATTCATCATCGAGAGTTATCCATCCCGGTCCTATCGGCGCAGCATCACGTGGAAAGCCTACAACGAACAGGCCAACCGGGTCGCCAATTTCCTGCTCAAGGATTGCGGGGTGCAGAAAGGGGATATCGTATTGCATCTGATGATGAACTCGATCGAATGGCATGCGAGCTTCATCGGCATCCTGAAGACGGGCGTCACGATCACGCCGCTGAATTTCCGGTTTACGACCGATGACATCAAATTTGCGGCGGATGTGACGAAATGCAAGGTTTTCCTGTTCGATGAGCGATTCATTCCCCTCATCGAGCCGATCATGAAGGATATGCCTTATTGCAGGCATTTCGTTTGTAACGGCGACAACGTTCCGGAGAAGATGGTCTCTTACCGGAAGATTGCCGAACAGGGCGATGCCAGCGAAGTATGCGTCGAAACGGCGGATGAGGATATGGCGGAGCTCATGTTCACATCGGGCACGACCGGGACGCCGAAACCGGTTGCCCATACGCACCGGGGGCTTTTCTTCACGGCAATCGGGAATGCGCTGACTTACAATGAGGGATTTTCGAGCGTATACCTCTCCCCGCATCCATTTTACCACAGCGGCACGCTCTATCTCTCCTTTCCGTGCTACGTGGCTGCGGGAAAGATTCTGATGCCGATGGAGTTGAAGCCGGAATACTATCTCCGCTCCATTGCGGACGAGAAATGTACCGGCGGATGGAATACCGTTCCGACCTGGTCGGATGTGATCGAAGCGATCAAATCGGGGAAGATCGATCTCAAAGACTATGACCTTTCACACCTGAGGCATATCGAAATCGGCGCGCAGCCCGTTCCCTATGTACTGCTGGAAGATTCCAAACGCATTTTCCCGAATATTGCGCTGGCCAATATCTATGGCATCACGGAAGGCGGCGGCGGGGGAACGCTCAACTGCTATGATGAAGACATCATGAACAAGGTTGGCTCGATCGGTAAGGCCACCGTGTTCATGGAGGCCAAAATCGTCGATATCGAAGGAAAGGAAGTGCCTCCGGGAGAAGTCGGCGAGCTGCTGCTGAAGGGGCCGAGGCTGATGAAGGAGTATGCCTTCAACCCCGAGGCGACGGCAAAAACGATCAAGGATGGCTGGCTGTATACGGGCGATCTGGCCTTCAAGGATCAGGATGGGTTCATCTTTTTTACCGATCGCGCCAAAGACCTGATCATCCGGGGAGGCGAGAACATCTTTCCGGCGGAGATCGAAGATTTCTTGCGTCGGCATCCGAAAATCCGGGATGTGGCTGTCTTCGGCTATCCCCACCTGCGGCTGGGGGAAATCGTGATGGCCCTGATCGAGCCCAAGGAAGGCGTGAGCCTGACGGAAAAAGACATATTGAGCTTCTGTGAAACGAAAGGGCTGGCAAAATACAAATGGCCTGAAAAAATCGTTTTTGCACCGGTTCTGCGCAATCCATCCGGGAAGATCGTCAAGGCGAAACTGCGGGAAATCTATGTCAAACCGGCGAAAGAAGCCCTCATGAAGCAGGTCCGATAA
- a CDS encoding phenylacetate--CoA ligase family protein, which yields MFWNDRFEQMPVAELRKFQLEKLQQTVRNAYANVPFYRKKLDELGIKPEDIRHLEDIARLPFTVKNDLRDNYPFGLCAVPMKQVVRIHASSGTTGKPITVQYTRKDLDNWSECMARTLWSAGVREEDIYQNAYGHGLFTGGLGFHQGAERIGCTVVPTSSGLTERQVMLMKDFGTTVLVCTPSYALTIAERAEEMKIDLRALPLRIGGFGAEPWTIAMRNEIEERMGIKAMECYGLTELSGPGVAFDCVEQNGLHINEDHFLAEVVDPVTYEPLPPGEKGELVFTSLQKEATPIIRYRTKDITRFMTETCSCGRVFRKMEKLSGRTDDMLIINGVNVFPSQIEALLLEIDEVEPQYKLVVRKKGYLDHLIVQVEGKKGVYDAGEAKRKEVATRVARHIKGMMGLGAEINIVDPKTIARSEGKAVRVVDERPK from the coding sequence ATGTTTTGGAACGATCGATTCGAACAAATGCCGGTTGCGGAACTCCGGAAATTTCAACTGGAAAAGCTGCAGCAAACGGTTAGGAATGCCTATGCAAACGTACCGTTTTACCGGAAGAAACTCGATGAATTGGGAATCAAGCCAGAGGATATACGCCATCTGGAAGATATCGCAAGACTGCCGTTTACGGTTAAAAACGATCTGAGAGACAACTATCCCTTCGGGTTGTGCGCGGTGCCCATGAAACAAGTCGTCCGGATCCACGCTTCTTCCGGAACTACCGGAAAACCCATTACCGTCCAGTATACGCGGAAGGATCTCGACAACTGGTCGGAATGCATGGCCAGAACATTGTGGTCTGCAGGTGTTCGGGAAGAGGATATTTACCAGAACGCTTATGGCCACGGCCTGTTTACGGGAGGTCTCGGATTCCACCAGGGAGCGGAGCGCATCGGTTGCACGGTGGTGCCCACCAGCAGTGGGTTGACGGAACGCCAGGTCATGCTGATGAAGGATTTTGGAACGACGGTTCTGGTTTGCACGCCATCCTATGCCCTGACCATTGCGGAGCGGGCGGAAGAGATGAAGATCGATCTGCGGGCATTGCCGCTTCGGATCGGGGGGTTTGGTGCAGAGCCATGGACCATCGCCATGCGAAACGAAATCGAAGAGCGTATGGGCATCAAGGCCATGGAATGTTACGGGTTGACGGAGCTTTCCGGGCCCGGAGTTGCCTTTGATTGTGTGGAGCAAAACGGCCTGCACATCAACGAAGACCATTTCCTGGCGGAAGTGGTCGATCCGGTAACCTATGAGCCGCTGCCTCCCGGGGAAAAAGGGGAGCTCGTATTCACTTCCCTGCAGAAAGAGGCCACACCCATCATTCGGTATCGAACCAAGGACATTACGCGGTTCATGACGGAGACCTGCTCCTGCGGCAGGGTATTCCGTAAGATGGAAAAACTTTCCGGCAGGACGGATGATATGCTGATCATCAACGGCGTCAACGTATTTCCTTCGCAGATCGAGGCGTTGCTGCTTGAAATCGACGAAGTGGAGCCGCAGTACAAGCTGGTCGTTCGGAAGAAGGGGTACCTGGATCATCTGATCGTTCAGGTGGAAGGGAAGAAAGGCGTTTATGACGCCGGTGAAGCCAAACGCAAGGAAGTGGCGACTCGGGTGGCAAGGCATATCAAAGGCATGATGGGGCTTGGTGCGGAGATCAACATCGTGGATCCCAAAACCATTGCCCGAAGCGAAGGAAAGGCGGTGCGGGTGGTGGATGAACGGCCTAAATGA
- a CDS encoding PAS domain S-box protein, translated as MNEFPLDAESRYRAFLEFLPDPVFVFNVDHTVQYLNPAFEKTFGWTFPELKGKRIPFVPDHEKAKTREGVKQLFEQGVLYGFETQRLTKDGRLLDIVIDGAIFFDSTGHPAGQVITLRDITEKKKAERINAVLFRIAQSLSKYRKLDDRLTFVMNEIQALLDVENSSVILADELRGEFYFRVATNYKQLEEIRFPMDKGVAGHVYRTLEPMVVNDCYTSPYFFPDVDRQSGYRTRNMLDVPIQTAEKTIGVLSAVNKRNRDFDASDVDLMSAISSTVAYSLENAIINEELKQSYGEVQSLNRAKEKVIHHLSHELKTPVSVLSASIVLLRERLTPEPRPGIHRILDRSRRNLDRLLEMQYEIEDILREKDYHAHRMMHVLLNACRDGIEAFADGCGAGEAMIDCIHQSIDAVFDGHEEKAEPILLGPFVEKTIDALRPLFGHRTCRVELSLQPAGTVMLPPNVLRKIVTGLLRNAIENTPDGGLVRVETVEAKTGPELIVTDYGIGIPLENQKLLFEGQLSAPETLSYATRNPYDFMAGGRGFDLLRMKIFSERYHFDLKLRSSRCTFLPGATDPCPGKISECAHCSGVEDCIHSGGTTVTVGFFW; from the coding sequence ATGAACGAATTTCCACTGGATGCGGAAAGCCGATACAGGGCATTTCTGGAATTTCTTCCCGATCCGGTTTTCGTCTTCAATGTCGATCATACGGTCCAATATCTGAATCCCGCCTTCGAAAAAACCTTCGGCTGGACTTTTCCCGAATTGAAGGGGAAACGGATTCCCTTTGTTCCGGATCACGAAAAGGCCAAAACCCGGGAAGGCGTCAAACAGCTTTTCGAGCAGGGCGTGCTGTACGGTTTCGAGACGCAGCGATTGACCAAGGATGGCAGGCTTCTCGATATTGTCATCGATGGCGCCATTTTTTTCGATTCGACCGGTCACCCGGCAGGGCAGGTGATCACCCTGCGGGATATCACCGAAAAGAAGAAGGCGGAGCGGATCAATGCCGTCTTGTTTCGCATTGCCCAGTCCCTGTCGAAATATCGCAAGCTCGATGACCGGTTGACGTTCGTGATGAACGAAATCCAGGCGCTGCTCGATGTGGAAAACTCCTCCGTCATTCTCGCCGACGAATTGCGGGGAGAGTTCTATTTCCGGGTGGCAACCAATTACAAACAGTTGGAGGAAATCCGTTTCCCCATGGACAAAGGCGTTGCCGGCCACGTATATCGCACCCTGGAACCGATGGTGGTGAACGACTGCTATACGAGTCCCTATTTTTTTCCGGATGTGGACCGCCAGTCGGGTTACAGGACCCGGAACATGCTCGATGTGCCGATTCAGACCGCCGAAAAAACGATCGGCGTGCTGAGCGCCGTCAACAAGCGCAATCGTGATTTCGATGCTTCGGATGTCGATCTGATGAGCGCCATCTCATCGACGGTTGCCTATTCCCTGGAAAACGCCATCATCAACGAGGAACTCAAACAGTCCTACGGGGAGGTGCAATCCCTGAACCGGGCCAAGGAAAAGGTGATTCATCACCTGTCTCACGAGCTGAAAACGCCGGTTTCGGTGCTCTCGGCATCCATTGTTCTTTTGAGAGAGCGTCTGACGCCAGAGCCTCGGCCCGGAATCCACCGGATACTGGATCGGAGCCGCCGCAATCTCGACCGTCTTCTCGAAATGCAGTATGAAATCGAGGATATTCTGCGGGAAAAGGATTATCATGCCCATCGAATGATGCATGTTCTGTTGAATGCCTGCCGGGATGGAATCGAGGCTTTTGCCGATGGATGCGGCGCCGGCGAGGCGATGATCGACTGCATCCACCAGAGCATCGATGCCGTTTTCGATGGGCATGAGGAAAAGGCGGAACCAATCCTTCTGGGACCTTTTGTGGAGAAAACCATTGATGCGCTCCGGCCGTTGTTCGGACATCGGACCTGCCGGGTCGAGCTCAGTCTGCAGCCTGCCGGAACAGTGATGCTCCCGCCGAATGTGCTCCGGAAAATCGTGACCGGACTCCTGCGCAATGCCATCGAGAATACGCCTGACGGCGGTCTTGTCCGGGTGGAGACGGTCGAAGCGAAAACCGGGCCGGAGCTCATTGTCACCGATTATGGAATCGGCATTCCGCTGGAGAACCAGAAGCTGTTGTTCGAGGGGCAGTTGTCCGCTCCGGAAACCCTTTCCTATGCCACCCGCAACCCCTACGATTTCATGGCCGGTGGAAGGGGCTTCGATCTGTTGCGCATGAAGATTTTTTCGGAGCGGTATCACTTTGATTTGAAACTGCGATCCAGCCGATGTACATTCCTTCCGGGGGCGACGGACCCATGTCCGGGAAAGATTTCGGAATGCGCCCATTGTTCCGGGGTTGAGGATTGTATCCATTCCGGCGGCACGACGGTAACGGTCGGGTTTTTCTGGTGA
- a CDS encoding sensor histidine kinase, protein MASGEQAPNARPSFLREMRLELFVHDMKDPVSVIETGVRTLLERRESCGSLSEKQEKILKRVLRNAQKTRQMLVTMLEIGRSEAGCLQCHRFSPVRLVFDALIDSLESHCPLVFDQVQGAQNELDRQRVLQSNGIDWQVQEGLEDMEMERDPRQFTEVVSNLFKNALQYRKERLGVMLKGDRQKWILEVCDDGPGISAEDHDAVFERYMRLPSAAQTIRDGHGVGLAGARIMARGMGGDIQVVSSGGSGTTFRFYLPL, encoded by the coding sequence ATGGCTTCAGGAGAGCAGGCGCCGAATGCACGTCCCTCTTTTCTGAGGGAAATGCGGCTGGAGTTGTTTGTCCATGATATGAAGGATCCGGTCTCCGTGATTGAAACCGGTGTACGCACGCTTCTGGAGCGTCGGGAGAGTTGCGGCAGCCTCAGCGAAAAACAGGAGAAGATTCTGAAACGTGTGCTGCGAAACGCCCAGAAAACCCGCCAGATGCTGGTAACCATGCTCGAAATCGGCCGTTCCGAAGCCGGTTGTCTGCAATGCCATCGGTTCTCGCCGGTCCGGTTGGTTTTCGATGCCTTGATCGACAGCCTCGAGAGCCATTGTCCCCTTGTTTTCGACCAGGTGCAGGGCGCTCAAAACGAGCTCGACAGACAACGGGTTCTTCAATCGAACGGGATTGACTGGCAGGTCCAGGAAGGGCTGGAAGACATGGAAATGGAGCGGGATCCGAGGCAGTTTACCGAAGTCGTTTCCAATTTGTTCAAGAACGCGCTACAGTACCGCAAAGAGCGGCTCGGGGTGATGCTCAAAGGAGACCGGCAGAAATGGATTCTGGAGGTGTGCGACGATGGCCCGGGAATTTCTGCTGAGGATCACGATGCCGTGTTCGAACGTTACATGCGGCTGCCCTCTGCGGCGCAGACCATCCGCGACGGCCACGGTGTCGGCCTTGCCGGCGCCCGGATCATGGCGCGGGGTATGGGAGGCGATATTCAGGTGGTATCGTCCGGCGGCAGCGGCACGACATTTCGGTTCTATCTTCCATTATGA
- a CDS encoding response regulator: MAESILKGKHILVVDDEEDVIETIKDILDMARIDTATDYEGASRKLRDGRYDLAILDIMGVNGIKLLDEAVEKGIPAVMLTAHAITPDVLIQSIRKGAISFLPKETLAELDRLLESLLESFQGGTPPWKLLFEKLGGYFDERFGPQWKEKDREFWSEFSRTYNIGKGVQARLAHDPALAGKGI, encoded by the coding sequence ATGGCTGAATCCATTTTGAAGGGCAAGCATATTCTGGTGGTTGACGATGAAGAAGACGTGATCGAGACAATCAAAGATATTCTCGATATGGCTCGAATCGATACGGCAACGGATTATGAGGGCGCTTCCCGGAAACTTCGGGATGGCCGTTACGATCTGGCGATTTTGGACATCATGGGCGTCAATGGGATCAAGCTGCTGGATGAGGCCGTCGAAAAGGGGATCCCCGCAGTCATGCTCACCGCACATGCGATCACGCCCGATGTATTGATCCAATCCATTCGGAAAGGCGCCATATCCTTTCTTCCCAAAGAGACACTGGCTGAGCTCGATCGGCTGCTGGAATCACTGCTGGAATCTTTCCAGGGCGGGACGCCTCCCTGGAAACTGCTCTTCGAAAAACTGGGGGGCTATTTCGACGAGCGCTTTGGCCCTCAGTGGAAAGAAAAGGATCGGGAATTCTGGTCCGAGTTCAGCAGGACCTACAACATCGGCAAGGGGGTTCAGGCGCGCCTGGCCCATGATCCGGCTCTGGCAGGAAAAGGAATCTGA
- a CDS encoding 4Fe-4S dicluster domain-containing protein, which translates to MKVPLIDPERCDGCKSCVMACAIGHFGKADESFSRIRIEEFAESPHHVPVLCMACDEAPCIDVCPMNARVRSAGGWVETDADRCIGCRACLYICPVAAPSIHPETGKSMSCDRCCKDPLGAWCEKACTLKGAIRFVDPPQIHRGTHEHPDRRKWHSGK; encoded by the coding sequence ATGAAAGTGCCCCTGATCGATCCGGAACGTTGTGATGGCTGCAAGAGCTGTGTGATGGCCTGCGCAATCGGGCATTTCGGTAAGGCGGATGAGTCGTTTTCGCGGATTCGGATTGAGGAATTTGCGGAATCTCCCCATCATGTCCCTGTTTTATGTATGGCCTGCGATGAGGCGCCCTGTATCGATGTATGCCCGATGAATGCGCGGGTGCGCAGCGCAGGCGGGTGGGTCGAGACCGATGCGGATCGCTGTATCGGTTGCAGGGCCTGCCTGTATATCTGCCCGGTTGCAGCGCCATCCATTCATCCGGAAACCGGAAAGAGCATGAGCTGCGATCGGTGCTGCAAAGATCCGCTCGGCGCCTGGTGCGAAAAGGCCTGCACCCTGAAAGGCGCCATTCGATTCGTTGACCCTCCACAGATCCATCGAGGAACCCATGAGCATCCTGATCGCCGGAAATGGCATAGCGGGAAATGA
- a CDS encoding NAD(P)/FAD-dependent oxidoreductase, translating into MSILIAGNGIAGNETAFRLRSLNPDIPITILSAESSAEYDPCSLPYYVSGEMVREAVFRKSMEDYARQRIDLRLDQTIVSIDRSRKIATTGNGELIPFSKLVLAMGGSVFVPPIAGADKRGVFQCKQLSDADALASRTGSRAVVIGSGAIGIEAAEALLKKGFHVSIIELMDWIAPVLFDADTANRFASAMEARGVAVYTREKVLAIAGDKDVCSVKTDQREIPCDTVVLATGVVPHAAIARDAGLAVGKGIVVNAFMQSSDPDIYACGDCVETVDACTGETAMYQLKHNALEQARVAAAHIAGKPLPYRGAYAFARLHFLDIHAVTFGKTQRSTACELGQLEIIEKASDTGDYLRVIVKDGMVAGGQAMGAYANEIGLWMGAMWRKDPIREIRNLPYRYYGRSVGRPWTQRRLAQYLDAA; encoded by the coding sequence ATGAGCATCCTGATCGCCGGAAATGGCATAGCGGGAAATGAAACCGCTTTTCGATTGAGAAGCCTCAACCCCGATATCCCCATCACCATTCTGTCTGCCGAATCCAGTGCGGAATACGATCCGTGTTCGCTTCCGTATTATGTATCTGGCGAAATGGTCAGGGAAGCTGTTTTCCGCAAATCGATGGAAGACTATGCGAGGCAGCGAATCGATCTGCGCCTCGATCAGACAATCGTTTCCATCGACCGGAGCCGGAAGATCGCAACGACCGGAAACGGCGAATTGATTCCATTCAGCAAACTGGTTCTTGCGATGGGCGGATCCGTCTTTGTGCCGCCGATTGCCGGCGCCGACAAGCGGGGCGTGTTCCAATGCAAGCAGCTTTCGGATGCGGATGCGCTGGCTTCTCGCACGGGGAGCCGGGCTGTGGTGATCGGATCGGGGGCCATCGGCATCGAGGCCGCCGAAGCGCTGCTCAAGAAAGGTTTTCATGTATCGATCATCGAGTTGATGGACTGGATTGCGCCGGTTCTATTCGATGCAGACACGGCCAACCGTTTCGCCTCGGCCATGGAAGCCCGTGGGGTTGCGGTTTATACCCGGGAGAAAGTGCTTGCCATTGCCGGGGACAAAGACGTGTGTTCGGTGAAGACCGATCAACGGGAAATTCCCTGTGATACGGTGGTCCTGGCGACCGGTGTGGTTCCGCATGCCGCAATTGCCAGAGATGCCGGTCTTGCCGTAGGCAAAGGCATCGTCGTGAACGCTTTTATGCAGAGCAGCGATCCGGATATTTACGCTTGCGGGGATTGTGTGGAAACGGTGGATGCCTGTACCGGCGAGACAGCCATGTACCAATTGAAACACAATGCACTCGAACAGGCCAGGGTTGCCGCGGCCCACATCGCCGGCAAGCCCCTACCGTATCGGGGCGCCTATGCCTTTGCAAGACTGCATTTTCTGGATATTCATGCGGTAACCTTCGGTAAGACCCAGCGGTCGACGGCCTGTGAACTGGGCCAGTTGGAAATCATCGAAAAGGCATCGGACACCGGGGATTACCTACGGGTCATCGTGAAAGACGGGATGGTTGCGGGAGGTCAGGCCATGGGCGCTTATGCCAATGAGATCGGTTTGTGGATGGGGGCGATGTGGCGAAAAGACCCTATTCGGGAAATCCGGAATCTTCCCTATCGCTATTACGGCCGCAGTGTCGGCCGTCCCTGGACACAGCGCCGTCTGGCGCAATATCTGGATGCCGCCTGA
- a CDS encoding APC family permease, translating to MKTISLLFLNLFLAGLFVFLFRKRNLLTFNQSGRIWLTWLAIAIITLMDEFTSIFYAPAETYRFIGPTAIVFIAITSILIRFMSTRFTEIAEILEVNGLIGGGVYSFSYLVLGPMVSFVAVASIMVDYILTACISAVSAVLNATSFFPGIGQSSHILLVLVFVIIWSIAGLNIIGIRENARVVFMIFVAAAFIILNLIVSGLIALDSSAIAKIVDAGYETVASLNRGSLTRDYSSFIAHIAFCILAYSGIESVIQTAGFVQSWRDIHKAYLFLALTVGIITPLVAILVLSAPIQFDQHEGDLITHYATMLNGVPFGVMVAILASITLIMAVNTAFVASSELIERVAHRYGFNWIIAVNKRNSLYRIHLINACFFSFIILITNGSQKILADMYALGLLASFSINLFSLIIYRYSKGTKEVASYHTSRFGTLILCLIMASCFVFLAKDKPYGLMLWISVTVFVLISGIAIAKRRSPEIIQVLQAESEMEMVLYLTESTETELHLYFQRPRESEIDYPKSNEVYITFFSPRQGIPKRLGKNHFRFPIRKIPLHQRIIAILRVVEHEFQGKSVKVHFGWPMSSWLDRMSVTVMVYHIMKMPRLFPQMGFLIQYEKPWNAVSSGTDDRRIAGHAA from the coding sequence ATGAAAACGATCAGTTTACTCTTCCTCAATCTTTTTCTTGCCGGGTTGTTCGTTTTTCTGTTCCGAAAGCGTAATCTTCTGACATTCAACCAGTCCGGAAGGATCTGGCTGACTTGGCTGGCAATCGCCATCATCACCCTGATGGATGAATTCACATCCATTTTCTACGCCCCGGCGGAGACCTACCGGTTTATCGGCCCCACGGCCATCGTGTTCATCGCCATTACCAGCATTCTGATCCGGTTCATGAGCACCCGATTCACGGAGATTGCGGAAATCCTGGAGGTGAACGGGCTGATCGGGGGAGGCGTCTATTCCTTTTCCTATCTGGTTCTTGGCCCGATGGTGTCCTTTGTCGCGGTTGCCTCCATCATGGTCGATTACATTCTGACTGCATGTATCTCGGCTGTGAGCGCCGTTCTGAACGCAACGTCCTTCTTTCCGGGAATCGGCCAGTCCAGCCATATCCTTCTGGTGCTGGTCTTTGTGATCATCTGGTCCATAGCGGGGCTCAATATCATCGGCATACGAGAAAATGCGAGAGTTGTCTTCATGATTTTTGTTGCGGCGGCTTTCATTATTCTCAACTTGATCGTTTCCGGTCTGATAGCGCTGGATTCTTCCGCCATTGCGAAGATCGTGGATGCGGGATATGAGACGGTGGCCTCCCTCAACAGGGGCTCTCTAACCAGAGATTATTCGAGTTTCATCGCCCATATCGCTTTTTGTATTCTGGCGTATTCCGGGATCGAATCGGTCATTCAGACAGCCGGCTTTGTTCAAAGCTGGCGGGACATTCACAAGGCCTACCTGTTTCTGGCCCTGACGGTCGGCATCATTACACCGTTGGTCGCCATTCTCGTTCTGTCCGCACCGATTCAGTTCGATCAACATGAGGGGGATCTGATCACCCATTACGCGACGATGCTCAACGGTGTCCCATTCGGCGTGATGGTCGCCATCCTGGCCAGTATCACACTCATCATGGCCGTCAATACGGCGTTTGTGGCTTCCAGTGAATTGATCGAGCGTGTCGCCCACCGGTATGGATTCAACTGGATCATCGCAGTCAACAAACGCAATTCGCTCTACCGGATCCATCTGATCAATGCATGCTTTTTCTCCTTCATCATCCTGATCACGAACGGAAGCCAGAAGATCCTTGCGGATATGTATGCCCTCGGTCTTCTGGCCAGCTTCTCCATCAATCTATTTTCTCTGATCATCTACCGCTATTCAAAAGGAACAAAAGAAGTCGCGTCATATCACACGAGCCGTTTCGGTACATTGATTCTCTGTCTGATCATGGCAAGCTGTTTCGTCTTTCTCGCCAAAGACAAACCCTATGGGTTGATGCTCTGGATCAGCGTGACGGTTTTTGTCCTGATATCGGGCATTGCCATCGCCAAACGGAGAAGCCCTGAAATTATCCAGGTCCTTCAGGCGGAGAGCGAAATGGAGATGGTCCTCTATCTGACGGAATCGACGGAAACGGAGCTTCATCTGTATTTTCAACGACCTCGTGAGAGTGAAATCGATTATCCGAAAAGCAATGAGGTCTATATCACCTTTTTCTCTCCGCGTCAGGGCATTCCCAAAAGACTGGGCAAAAATCATTTCCGGTTTCCAATTCGAAAAATTCCGCTGCACCAGCGTATCATCGCCATCCTGCGTGTCGTAGAACACGAATTTCAAGGCAAGTCCGTCAAGGTGCATTTCGGCTGGCCCATGTCATCCTGGCTGGATCGCATGTCCGTCACCGTGATGGTATACCATATCATGAAAATGCCCAGGCTCTTTCCGCAGATGGGATTTCTCATTCAATACGAAAAGCCGTGGAATGCCGTCTCATCCGGTACCGATGATCGAAGGATTGCCGGGCATGCGGCATGA
- a CDS encoding ATP-binding cassette domain-containing protein, translated as MPIAFTASDLKLQRSGKAILDIDRLVLTSGETLALVGPNGSGKSTLLQVLAFLIQPDTGTIELDGEPVSNGNRLAAMRRMALVFQEALLLDTTVQRNIEIPQRIRGVSRHDARMRSEEWMHRLGISHLAHKQARKLSGGEAQRASIARALALQPQLLLMDEPFSALDYPTRKGLLIELGRILPETGITTLFVTHDFSEIPFLTRRVAVLFEGRIIREGDIREILGEAAVSLSTWAPWDTTAITNPSV; from the coding sequence ATGCCGATTGCATTCACAGCTTCGGACCTGAAACTCCAACGATCCGGAAAAGCGATCCTGGATATCGACCGGTTGGTGCTGACTTCCGGAGAAACCCTCGCGTTGGTCGGCCCAAACGGATCCGGGAAATCCACACTCCTGCAGGTGTTGGCCTTCCTGATCCAGCCGGATACAGGCACCATCGAGTTGGATGGCGAACCTGTCTCAAACGGCAATCGTCTGGCAGCCATGCGGCGCATGGCCTTGGTCTTTCAGGAAGCCCTGCTGCTGGACACGACGGTCCAACGAAACATTGAAATTCCGCAGCGGATTCGGGGCGTTTCTCGGCATGATGCGCGGATGCGTTCGGAGGAATGGATGCATCGGCTGGGAATTTCGCATCTTGCCCACAAGCAGGCGCGAAAGCTCTCCGGTGGCGAGGCCCAGCGCGCCAGCATCGCACGAGCCCTTGCCCTGCAGCCGCAACTGCTGTTGATGGATGAGCCTTTTTCTGCGCTGGATTACCCCACTCGAAAAGGGTTGCTGATCGAATTGGGGCGCATTTTACCCGAAACGGGAATCACGACGCTCTTTGTCACCCACGATTTTTCGGAAATTCCGTTTCTGACCCGCAGAGTCGCCGTTCTCTTCGAAGGGCGGATCATCCGGGAAGGAGACATCCGAGAAATTCTGGGAGAAGCGGCCGTTTCGCTCAGCACCTGGGCGCCTTGGGACACTACAGCCATCACCAACCCATCTGTATGA